CCGGCTTGTTATGGTGCTTTTCCGGCAGCAGGGCGGCCGCCAAGCAGTTGGCGCACCGGTGCGGCGGCAGAATTTCAACACCAGAGAGTTTTGTGAGCTCCATAACTTCGTTACTCCCGTGGCAGCCTTGTATTATAATTGCCATAGGGAAAATGGCACAGGCGGCCGCAGAGTCTAAAATTGTTCCAATTATTAATGTTTAAGTCATCTCGGAtgtgtaaaataaaagatctgttttttttaagGCCAATTAATATGCATGGTTGAAATTCTTACTTATATCTTACTATAACATAGACTAAACCCCAATGGATATCTTATATAATCTTGAGAATACCTTCAAACTTGTTGTAAAGGATGGAATGAATTTgagtttttaataattgatggaatgaatttgagtttttgataatgtttttttaaggatttttttatgatatctTGCAAGGAACATATAGACATTTATTTAGCAAATAAAGTTTGGGGCAATTTCAGAAAGTTTCATCCGATTTTgggaaatatcaaaaaatttcaatagttCAAGGAAAATAGTAGAATATATCAATAGTTTGTGTATTTACAAGCAAATTACCTCATTTCAATataaacgacgtcgttttgatTGCCGACGTGTCTGCCATGTTGGCACTTTCGATGGacgaaaaattatattttggggaaaaatcaTAAAAGTGCAAAGTTCATgcatttatattcaaaaaataaagttcaggggaaaaaatagaaaaaattaaaagttcatGCATTTATAGTCAAATAATCCAAACATAATTATCATAACACAAAGGcctttatttcaaaataaactccaaaaataaattgcagCGATCGATAAGTCGGCTAATTACcgattggaattgaattggtgatcacaatttacaaaaaagtgtattaatttcttccattttcacTAATTTCCACCGCAATATATATCCCTCAATGATATGCTAATAGGTGAAATGTATGTTATCACAATTAactatattcataaaaaaaaatttaactatatttataaatagattCTACATGCATACACAGTgtctctttatttattttcttgaattaatATTGCATTAAGTGCAACCAAGCAATTAAGCAGAATCATGTGAAATGTATTATTCTACATTTAACGGTTTCGTCAATAATTAAAGGACTAGAAGCCTTGAGcacacttaattttttttccggCGTCACCTACTTATATAGGAGAATGTCATTTCGGAGTAAGTGAGAATTTCTATACTCAAATAGTCAAATGTGCctctttatatttataattaagtacGTTGTACCTAGTCCATGTATGGACGATGAATATGCCAATTATTTcgagtgaaaataaaattaatgaatgaatATACCTAGTCTATATATTTAAGCACGTCATATAAACTTAGTTCAACGAATATCCCAGTAtaaaaagtatagagataaagGGTATATATAGTACAGAGAGTGAAGCAACTTGCAAAATCTTATCCTTGAAGAGAACATTACGAATTTACGACCCATTCCAATATGCCATTTTACTTTGGAATATTGATGACAACGTAATACACTACACTACACCACACCACTAGCTACACCTACAATTGCCACACAATAGTATAAGAGACAAAGATTGATAATGATTGTAGACGACGGTGTATCGTAGTTGGTATAGTAAGACGTTTTTCTATCTCTATTATAAGATTATAGATTGCCACTAAAGGGGTCGTTCGATTATAGATCTCTTGTTCGGTTGCATTCTTCTCAAAAGCTTTGCTTGTGACACTGTATCTTGGCCGGCCTCCATAATGGCAAGATTAGTTcgtatttcatgatttatcaTCTCATGACCTCCATGCTCCTatgactaattttattttatacatatccTATTGTGGCTATCCCATATTATAtctcattattatttaatccaACAAACCGAACGTAcctatatatgtgtgtgaatGTATACATGCATGACTCATTCAATATAGCATGCATGACTCATTCAATATAGCATTGCTTACAAAAGTTACAACAATTAAACCatagaaaaatttaaatattttgaagacATACATAGAATCAAGGATAATCGATGCATGTACTTTTTCAAGGGAATTCCATAAACTTTGGAATACATTCTTTTCAACTAGAGGATATCAAATAGAATGAGGTACTACTACTGCTACCACATGCATTTCCCCATTTTccattcttaatttattatgatagCTATATTTGACTCGTTTGTTTTTTCCAATTACTCCCTTGCAAAATGTTGATGATAATGGGTCTTGAAAGATTATTCTTGTACCTCTCAATGCTGATGATATTGGGCCTAGAAAAAGCCTCCCAGAAAAAAAGTCCACtcgaaataaaaatatattagtaaaatttattcatttttggtgatttttttGGGTATCCGAaatgaaaaccaaaaaatcaCATGAATATAATCCGTCAATGAGTTGAATTGAATGGTCGTctcttcatatatatatagaaaacgGTGTGTtagttaaaattatcaaatatatttaacatttaGGCAATCAAATTTTTCATTGTGTAATTATTGCGAACAAATCTAATCCgcttaatattttaaattaatttttaaagttaattgACCAAACTTTGGGTTTTTATTAAAGCAATTTCCCTCAATGAAATTAATCGTCGGTAGCATACAAGGAAAGACATATTCAATTTAGTGTTTTTTAATCtgtaaatgaatttaaatttaatgactGCGCCATGGAGGACTCAAACCTTGAACCTTTAGCCTAAGGCATTCTCTCTACCGCTTAACCAACTCACACATACCGTGTTTTCCTTTGTCTTGGTGTGGGGTTCTTCTTTGTGTTTCATTTTATCTTATTAGGAATTTTCAAGTGGTGGGGATTTGTAATGAAAAGGTAAATTAAGTTTGCATGTATTATAATTCGTTTTAGGGTTATCAAGATAAAAAGGCAAAAGGACTAAATTAGCTGTTGATTTATGActaaagtaattaataaattgagaatGAGCTGTAATtggaaataatattctataaaattaGGTTATGATTTATTAATGTGACTATTGAAACGCAAGGAACGCAAAGAATTACGTGGTTCGACAATGCCTACGAATATTGGCAAACGATCGATGAACTCTTATTATGATTATACACACAAAAATGGATTATACAACAGCTCAACTAACTCTAGTTCCAAGGGTGAAGAACATTCGAATCAAGAACTACCGCTATATGGAAAACTCGATCCAAAACCGCCTCTCACTCGACCGAAACTctcctttcttcttcctctctgTTTCTCTCAGGTCCGTGTTTTCGAGTTACATATCTATATCTCTTATCTAGAAAACCAAACGaaccacaaaaatatttacatatcttattcaaaaaatcaaacaaactcTAAATGTATAAGTATTTACCATGTGATTTATATGTAAAGAAATTGGGCATGATTGAAATTGGTTCTTAGAAGATAGTTAGAACAATTTACAATTACAAAAACCTAGCACGTCCCATGTATTTACACTCCCTTAAACTAATATGtgcaaaaaaaaagcaaacaaataaaaagtgatggAAATATAGCCATCTCTGGCTTTCAGCTCCTCAACTAGCTTATCTTATCATCGAAATTCGATTGAAGCATGATATTATAAAAGAAGACAAGAAAGAAATGTAGATACATCATACATAGTCCTCTTTTAACTCCATTTTCCTACAATGTAATGACCTTTTCCACCATGCCTACATCATGAAATTGGCCCCCACCATATCTCTCTCGATCCATCAATCCAATTAAAGCTATCCAAAAATCCCTGTATAAACAACTGCATGTTTTTGTTCAAACACACGCcgaaaaaaacaaagtaaaatattattataattaaaagaaattaaaccCCACATTGCATGtctttcaaatattttcaagcATACACCAATAGAAATTCTCCTCTCCTTTTTGCTGAATTCTTTTAATCTTCCTTTATTCTACTAAAATGGCTTTACAAAAGCACTATCTTATCACCATGTCCTTCTTTAAAATCAATTCTATCTCTAGCACAgttttaatctcatccatttACATCTTCTTTCGTCACctaattagaaaaaaacaaatgcaaaaaaggggaaaagacTACAAAGATATTTACATTTCATCAACCATTTTCTAAGGTTTGTATGTTTAACAAAACCTTCATGAAATATAGCAAAATCGTTTCTTCGTGGTGTTGCATTTCACATGTCTGAAAAGCCAGGctacatttatttaaatcaatagagaaaaaaaggttGGTTGTTTGttcgaaaatggaaaattaaataaattagcaaACCCTAAAAAGGAGACAGCAGTGGATAGTGCATGCATGTTGATGAGGTTGAATGGGTTGATGACATATATATTGTGGGCTTTTTGTCAGAAAATGAAAGcctttctttttatctctttgcTCAGCTCTCCCCACATGCATGGTTGGGAGATTAAGCTATTCATTCCATAAATGGAACTAATAGCACTCTAAATCAAATAAAGTTTCTATCTTTAATatttggaaatatttttaaaagctATTGTTGAGAAGTGAAAATCCATACAATTGTGGTTGAATCATGGGGCATGTTTGTTTATACTATCTATCTCCGTCCATGAAAGGTAGTCTTAGTGGTGGAACGTTTGgaatataagaaataaaatcgTCTTTTAATAGTTTCAACCTAATTGGGAGTTCAAGAAAAACACTTATTATGGAGACTTGACACTTGGACTCGAGGTTGGTGTCCAGTATTACCGTTCTCACTAGAACAAATGAAATCAACGTGGAAACAAGAGTTCCTAACGGGACCTTGGCAGCCTTCAAGAAAATGACTAAGAGGTGAGCCGAGTTGATCTTGTCCCTTTGTTTGACCTTGCTTTTTGTGTCTGCTCGTGTCTTGATCACGGGAGCTTTCTTTTGGTGGCTTAAGCCTTGTGTGTCTCTCTTTAGTGTTGTGCTCTCTCTgctaggttttttttttctcttgttgGTTTATGGCTCGATGTCTCTGTGTTTGATGTTTTGGCTAGCATGGTGGTTAGTTTTTTGCTTTGGTTgtgtttatgtatatttttgttaacgTATTGGACGTCGAAAAATAACTCACTGCAGCTGCATGCTTGAGCACGTGCTTTCTCTCatagggaaaaaaattaaaagaaaaggtGATCGAACtattgttagtgaaaaatagGACTCTCTCGTTGTAAAGCAAAAACTTGTCATAAAGATAgaactaattttttcatttttaaattaatgtgtgttttattatttttatctatttagtaaaaagtaagaaTCAATAAAGGAGTTAGGAGTATAAAGTGAAACTTTTTAgaatttttgttaaatatatatatttttttattttaggatgattatatatttatgtatgtaggagtattattctTTTACAATTAGAAATTACTATTACCGTTAtagttattaaaattattgtattgtcCATTGCTAACTTAGTACTATTAAACATTATGTCGGTTACTAATTGAACCGAACCTAtaagttaaaaattattaatgttttttgatatttttcaaatatagatTAAGTAATCtgttaaaaatcatattcacATTACTCATATTTCTTCGCAACTTTTTACGTGTAGAAAAGGATACCAAGTTTTATGGGGTATACCagatttaattatatcttatttagtttatatattcacaaattaatttgtGCACATAATTCTAatgaaaaattttatttattgaatgtCAAAAATATGTCGCTGCCGCCAGAAATTTCCACGATATCAGCTTCATTTATTTGTTGACTTTAACCGGCATTGAttagtggagtagtatttaaaaagGTTGTgtaattttcaagaaaaaaaaaggtagtaTGATCTTTAttgataacaaaattataactcTCACAAAAGTTCGTGGAGTATATCTTTTCGTTACTAACCTTTTTTTGCAAAACAACTTTTTGTTTATCAATCTTATGTTGACGAACCACTCACTTGAATTGGGCCTCTAGTTACACAAATAGAAGAGTAAGGtccatttcaaaaaattaaatcagtGCCTACAAATAGATAGAGATTAAGATACgttatttattaataacatttaaataaGTATGTGTTTGACTCGTTTGacttaatttcatattttagaattttagtttattataatTACTCCGTTTATTCCACTTTAAGAGTCtcaatcatttaaaaataataataaatatttaaatcggTGAAATGTCTacacttaaaaatatttttatctataatattaGGATGAATTTTTTCATGGTCTTGTGGGCCTATTTTATACTCTTGtcatttattactcccttcgtcctataatagatgtcacatttaggagatgacacgagattttaagagatattattttgtgtgttaaatggtgagagaaaatataattttataattgatgtgagaatAAACTTTTTACAAAACAcgaaatatgacatcttttatgtgACAAACTGAAAATGATAGTGTAACATCTACTATTGGACATAGGGAGTTTTAACTTGCATTGTATAGCGAGTTAGCGACTGAAAATCAGCTAATATATACTCTAAAATGTTAAGCTTGTAATATACTATAATCAAATCATACAtgaagcaaaataaaataagaaatgtatGTGGAAAGATGGATTctctaaatttgttttttcaaagAAATTGATTCGTTTGACATTCTTGTCTGTGACgcataatcaattaaaattgaatgtgATGGGATCTTAAATTAGCAGTGATTAAAGACTGAATCTATGTCGAAAATTGCGATGCCTAATTAGTTTAATTGTTGGTGTAAAGATGACGGATTGATGAGTAGGAGTGTGGAATTGTCAAAATGATTGAACTAATCATCGTGATTAAACACTAATTAGTAATTAGGTGTACTGCAATTGGTTCTTAGGAGTTAAGCAAAAGATTCTTCTAGCCTAGTTAATTTAATCTCATAAAAAGTGTTGCTGCACATGGCCATTCTATCAATGTTTATGATAAACccacctttttttctttccagGTTTGTTCTACATCCAAAATTGATGCAATTTTCTGATTGAATTGGGAAAGAGGAAATGAATACAACAGGTGTTCAAATAGtcaaaaattgatattatttgAATCTGAATTAAATCAGAATTGTTGTTTGTCAAACTTATGTAAGTGAAATGAATGGAAATTAGCCAATTAGATGTAAATACTGTGTCAGCAACAAAGAGGAAATAGGAAATGGATTGTGACTTATTCCCACGTATTAATTTCCTTCCTTATCCATCTACCAAACGCCCTTTGGGCCCAAAATACGTGTAATTTAGCCTTTTCAAATCTCCACCATTTAATCGCACACGACTTGTTTCTTCCCTTTCTACACAATAAAGCAACGTAGACTAGTTATAACATTCTGagttttttataatataaataaattgatgttcAAATTAACTTGataagattaaaattacaaattttttttatttaattttaaaatgaaaatgaaaaataagaattataaaataaattgaaaaaaggaaatgtgttgGAGTTGGAATTCGACCCCTGCTTATAGGGCAGAGCGTTGCGTCACGATGAGCTCAGTCATTAACCACTCAATCACTATATTAACTCACAAGCTCATGAGTCGTATATCAGGCTAATGCAAGCTGCCAACGTCTTAACTGGGACGTGTCCCACAAAATGCCCAACAACCAAGGGAGAAGAATCGTTGTGGATGCTCATACTATTTAATACTTTCCTCCATTCCAAGGAAGATGATCCCTTCCTTGGACGGTGCGAgaattttttatgcaattttattttgtgagtgaagtggagagagtaaagtatgatagaagaaataaagtagataaaaagatattttcatttttagtaatgagtcatctttgTTGGAATAGACCAAAAGgaaaagtgagtcatctttaatggaacagagggagtataagataGGATATATTAATCATaagaaaatagtactccctccgtcccaaggtattagaccaactttcctttttgggatgtcccaacatattagactcatttcattttttagcaaaaaacatctatcttattttattctccacctacttttttctctcttctctcccctactttttccctctctcattcTTTACTctatccactttaactatttaaatatcacttccttaaatcatgtgcccaaaagaagtgagtctaatactccgggacggagggagtagtttttttagataaattaaaaatattactctctctgtcccactttaagagtccCGACTACGTTTGCCcacttgttttgtaaaaatcataataaatagttaaagtgaaaaaatagtaaagtaagagacataATAATGTTATTAAGACTCTTCTcgacattattctttctcttactttactatttctccactctaactatttcttactatgatttttataaaatgggtgtgcaaaagtgaccgggactcctaaagtgggacggagagagtattaaattattagaaaattaaaggaattgacttttatttaaattgaaattatgacAAGCCACAATATCATCATCACTCATGTCAAGAGACCTTCTCATAAACATTTCTAATCCCACATTTACATTGTTCTGATCCCACCAAGTCCTTTGTCCTTATTGCtcatcattaattattattatttttactctgATTAAGCTATCGATAATGGGGAGCGtcatgataattttataaaattaatacaccTATGGATTTCAAGATTTCACGGTTATGGCTATGATTATACTAATTAGATTGCGCTTTTGCCGTCATCACTTCTATGCATGTGTGTCAACGTGGTCCATTACTATTCTTCTATCCACCTTGAAAAAAAGTTgagaagtattttttttttcattttattgaaagagaaaattagTGTAAACATCACTACTTACCCGGGACAATTAGATTGTTTGATTGCTTTTATAGGAGTAAAAGtttgtataataataatcttaTAAGAAGAGCAggttcaaataaaatttaatttgtcatcattttttatgattcaCAATTATCATACAAAATGTACAATAGTACAATGAAAAATGCATTCATAAAAAACAAGACCAGTACTTTctaaatttttctattttaatattcattcatataaaaaaaaaacattgtcGATACATAAGCAGAGTGACACCagtcttaaaatgacaacttGACAATAACCTAACATGCAATTTGCGATACATAAGAAAGCAACTTGGTATATGGTTCAAAACAATCTGCGATATGAAATCAGAGCACTATGGTgacaacataattaaaatgacaatctaGAAAAGCAATCTGCTATACATGGACAAACAATCTGTGACACATAGGCAACCAACTCAACATATGGTTGCAAGCAATTTGCGGCACATAGGCAACCAACTCGACATATGGTTCCAAGCAATCTGCGGCACGGAATTAGAGATAATCAAGCAATCCGCTATACATAAGCAAGTAAGTCTGCCACGTAACAAACTAAGATTGAATCTGCTCCTAAATCTAAGAGTGCTCATTGGTGTTATGTCGTCATTTTCCTATATCGAGATTCATAaatgttgtatattttaaagttattcATCTTTACTCTGAATAAGGCTGATTTTTCATATCCGAACCATAGGAGTGGGCtatcccaactaaaattaacCCTCCTTCATGTGTTCCCATTtgttatgtcaacaattaGACAGACAATTCCCCAACAAACATATCAAAGTAGCTACAATTTAAGGTTCATCTTCCCCGGTCCAAAAATTGTCTAGAATAGCAAACTACTTTTTGAATAGCCAACAGTAACTATGTATGTGGTTGACATTTCCTCCTTAACTATTCAGACATATGTAAAGTTCGatagaaaaatattcataCATATCTGCAGGATAAATTATAGTAAGAAAATTAAACCTTTTCCCTTGCTTACACttgtttcaataaaaaaatattccaaaatatCTATAGGCTACTTTTCAGtaagaaaattaaacattttgcCTTGCTTACACTACGTTATACTTGCATCTTAAATATGTTTTCTACTCGTCCCATTTAAAATGTCTCACATTTTTTGAATCGTCACATTGAAGTGTCTCATTccaattaagaaataataacggtctttaaaaatatcaagacATAGGTGATACAAATGCAAATAAATTGAGAATACAAGTGAACACCAATAAATGGAGAATAAGcaattataaaatagaaagaactAGCAAATGatttgtaattaatattgGGAGGAATATACTGTCCCCTCCCCcccttttaattttcttttgagCAAAGAAAGTGATGGGCAGATGGCCTCAATAAAAAGACAAGTTAGGACAATCAgaaattattcaaaacaaCTAATTAAGGCTATGTAATGTTATGTGCCTTAGGCAACCCACCCAACTCgaaaacccaaaaacaaacaagTAAAGAAAAGTATTGTCATCCCAAATCCTATATAAACTGCCCCTCTCTCATCATTTCATTTCCCCCCTTTCTTGATTTATTCTACAAATCTCCCTCTCTCCACCTTTTCACTCTTCTCTCAAGGCTCAACAACAAAGAAGGAAAAGGTAAAGTTAACTCTGTCATGGCAAATCCTCCCACCAAGACCTCCTCCTTACATATTCTTCTTGGATTCTTTCTCGCTTTATCAGGTAACACTTATATCACCCTCCCTCTCTTTTCAAGTCTTCCGATGTTTGTTTGCATGTGTCTCAGTGATGACGTGAtcacatctttttatttttattttcaatttaaaaggTTAATTGCggtaaaattcattaaatttgattaaattccAGTCCGTCCCACGACTTTAAATATAACCAAAAaactaattgaatttttttttgaacttgTATGTTGTCGACAGTCGTCATCATTAATTGAGAAGAAATTCGTCTGTCCTAATTTTTctagttgatttttttttcgaaaatttttcttttaaaaaaatattttcccactaaCTAACGTCTGTAATAACATGTCTCGATTTCATACAAGAAgcaaaaaatgttaaatttatgATACAATCATTCACTTTAAGATTACGCGATTAGCTAGAACCAAATTTAGTGCTTTTTTTTCGACAATTTACCTTGTATTTGTattcgtattttattttaaaagtaattttcCCTCCTAATATATAACGTTTGTAATAACATGTCTTGATTTCATATTCGAAGCAATAAATGTTGCATTTATCCCACATCAGTCACTTTAAGATTATGCGATTAACCAAAAATTGaccaaattctttttttcGATAATTTACCTTGTATCCgtatgtatattttaaaagtaattttcCCTCCAACAGGGTTGGGTTTGCTACAAGAAGCAAAATCACTAGGCATAAACTACGGCCAGGTGGGCAACAACCTCCCTCCGCCGGAGAAGGTTCTCGAGCTCCTCCGATCCCTAAAGCTGAGCAAGGCCCGAATCTACGACACGAACCCCGAAATCCTAGCTGCATTCGCCAACTCCAACGTGGAGCTCATCGTGACCGTCGAAAACAACCTCCTCGCCACCCTAATGGACCCCAACCAAGCCCTCCAATGGGTCCAAACCCGCATCAAACCCTACTTCCCCGCCACCAAAATCACCGAGATCGCCGTCGGCAACGAGGTCTACACCGGCGACGACACCACCCTCATCTCCTACCTCGTCCCCGCCATGGTCAGCATCCACTCCGCCCTCTCCCGCCTCTCCCTCGACCAATTCATCAGAGTCTCCACCCCAAACAACCTCGCCGTTTTACAAGAATCCTTCCCCCCGTCGGCGGGAAGCTTCCGGCCGGAGCTCGCCGCCGTAATGCCGCAGTTTTTGCAGTTTCTCGCAGCCACGAAAGCCCCCTTCTGGATCAATGCCTACCCGTATTTCGCCTACAAGGACAGCCCGAGCAAGATCCCGATCGACTACGCTCTGCTCAACCCGAATAACCCGGGGATGGTGGACCCGAACACGAGGCTGCGCTACGACAACATGCTCTACGCGCAGGTGGACGCGGTCGCCTTCGCGATGGCGAGGCTCGGGTTCGGGGGGATCGAGGTCCGGGTGTCCGAGACCGGGTGGCCGTCGAGAGGGGATGTCAATGAGGTCGGCGCCACCTTGCAAAATGCGGCGATGTATAATCGGAATATTCTGAGGAGGCAGGTGCGGGGTGAGGGGACGCCGCTGAGGCCGAATGCCAGGCTCGAGATCTACGTGTTCGCGTTGTTTAACGAGGACATGAAGCCCGGCCCGACTTCCGAGAGGAATTACGGGCTTTTTCAGCCCGATGGGACGATGGCCTACAATCTCGGGCTCTCCGCATTGTCCACGACCTCCTCCACCTCGACCTCGACATCGACATCCACCTCTCCCGCTTCAATCTCGTTGACTTCCGCAGCAACcaaggtaaaaaaaattgaaaaaatcacgaaatttggtcaaattctgattATTCAGtttactgaaaaaaaaatcactaatGAAAGACCAATTATTTCATTCATCATTTCAACCACTCCCAAGTGaacttttaattatgattagtGAAATTTAATCTTACTTTAATTATggatatattga
The nucleotide sequence above comes from Salvia hispanica cultivar TCC Black 2014 chromosome 5, UniMelb_Shisp_WGS_1.0, whole genome shotgun sequence. Encoded proteins:
- the LOC125187766 gene encoding glucan endo-1,3-beta-glucosidase 14-like, translated to MANPPTKTSSLHILLGFFLALSGLGLLQEAKSLGINYGQVGNNLPPPEKVLELLRSLKLSKARIYDTNPEILAAFANSNVELIVTVENNLLATLMDPNQALQWVQTRIKPYFPATKITEIAVGNEVYTGDDTTLISYLVPAMVSIHSALSRLSLDQFIRVSTPNNLAVLQESFPPSAGSFRPELAAVMPQFLQFLAATKAPFWINAYPYFAYKDSPSKIPIDYALLNPNNPGMVDPNTRLRYDNMLYAQVDAVAFAMARLGFGGIEVRVSETGWPSRGDVNEVGATLQNAAMYNRNILRRQVRGEGTPLRPNARLEIYVFALFNEDMKPGPTSERNYGLFQPDGTMAYNLGLSALSTTSSTSTSTSTSTSPASISLTSAATKVKRRGYSSLPYSIFIYLLGFQVFMRRQC